In Mus caroli chromosome 9, CAROLI_EIJ_v1.1, whole genome shotgun sequence, a single window of DNA contains:
- the Icam4 gene encoding intercellular adhesion molecule 4 — protein sequence MESALLLPSLLLVAAYPRGGSPQQEWMQSPPAPSVTSAPFWVRLNPELEAVPPGGSAWLNCSHNCPLPVHSSLRTQLRQGKIVNGSGWVSYQLQDVRAWNSKVRCVVTCAGETREATARITAYKRPRSVILEPPVLVGHKYTLRCYVTHVFPVGFLVVSLRRGGRVIYHESLERFTGSDLANVTLTYVMRAGLNDLWQPLTCHARLNLDGLVVRSSSAPVMLTVLALSPASIALASTSIATLVGILLVVGAVYVRKYLAVQT from the exons ATGGAGTCTGCCCTTCTGCTCCCGTCGCTTTTGCTGGTGGCTGCCTATCCGAGGGGTGGGAGCCCCCAGCAAGAGTGGATGCAAAGTCCTCCCGCGCCTTCCGTGACCTCAGCACCTTTCTGGGTGCGTCTTAATCCAGAGCTAGAGGCTGTACCTCCCGGGGGCTCAGCGTGGCTTAACTGCAGCCACAACTGCCCCCTGCCGGTGCATTCCAGCCTGCGCACCCAACTGCGGCAGGGAAAGATAGTTAATGGATCCGGCTGGGTATCTTACCAGCTACAGGATGTGAGGGCCTGGAATTCCAAGGTGCGCTGCGTCGTCACTTGCGCAGGAGAAACCCGAGAGGCCACCGCCAGGATCACTGCTTACA AACGGCCCAGAAGCGTGATCTTGGAGCCTCCAGTCCTAGTGGGCCACAAGTACACTCTGCGATGCTATGTGACACACGTGTTCCCAGTGGGGTTCTTGGTGGTGAGCCTGAGGAGAGGTGGCCGAGTGATTTATCATGAAAGCCTGGAGCGCTTCACCGGTTCAGATTTGGCTAATGTCACTTTGACCTACGTGATGCGGGCCGGACTCAACGACCTCTGGCAGCCACTCACCTGCCACGCGCGCCTCAATCTCGACGGGCTAGTGGTGCGCAGCAGCTCGGCACCTGTTATGTTGACAGTCCTCG CTTTAAGCCCAGCCTCTATAGCCTTGGCCTCTACCTCCATCGCAACCCTGGTGGGGATCCTCCTGGTTGTGGGGGCTGTCTACGTGCGCAAGTACCTGGCTGTGCAGACTTAG
- the Icam1 gene encoding intercellular adhesion molecule 1, translated as MASTRAKPTLPLLLALVALVIPGPGDAQVSIHPREAFLPQGGSMQVNCSSSCKEDLSLGLETQWLKDELESGPNWKLFELSEIGEDSSPLCFENCGTMQSSASATITVYSFPERVELRPLPAWQQVGKDLTLRCHVDGGAPQTQLSVVLLRGEEILSRQPVDGHPKDPKEITFTVLASRGDHGANFSCRTELDLRPQGLALFSNVSEARHLRTFDLPATIPKLDTPDLLEVGTQQKLFCSLEGLFPASEARIYLELGGRMPTQESTNSSDSVSATALVEVTEEFDRTLPLRCVLELADQILETQRTLTVYNFSAPVLTLSQLEVSEGSQVTVKCEAHSGSKVVLLSGAPPGPPTLQVQFTLNASPEDHKRRFFCSAALEVAGKFLSKNQTLELHVLYGPRLDETDCLGNWTWQEGSQQTLKCQAWGNPSPKMTCRRKADGALLPIGVVKSVKREMNGTYECHAFSSHGNITRNVYLTVQYHNQNNWTIIILVPVLVTVGLVMAASYVYNRQRKIRIYKLQKAQEEAIKLKGQAPPP; from the exons ATGGCTTCAACCCGTGCCAAGCCCACGCTGCCTCTGCTCCTGGCCCTGGTCGCCCTTGTGATCCCTG GGCCTGGTGATGCTCAGGTATCCATCCATCCCAGAGAAGCCTTCCTGCCCCAGGGTGGGTCCATGCAGGTGAACTGTTCTTCCTCTTGCAAGGAGGACCTCAGCCTGGGCTTGGAGACTCAGTGGCTGAAAGATGAGCTCGAGAGTGGACCCAACTGGAAGCTGTTTGAGCTGAGCGAGATCGGGGAGGACAGCAGTCCACTGTGCTTTGAGAACTGTGGCACCATGCAGTCGTCTGCTTCCGCTACCATCACCGTGTATT CGTTTCCGGAGCGTGTGGAGCTGAGACCTCTGCCCGCCTGGCAGCAAGTAGGCAAGGACCTCACCCTGCGCTGCCACGTGGATGGTGGAGCACCGCAGACCCAGCTCTCAGTAGTGCTGCTCCGTGGGGAGGAGATACTGAGCCGTCAGCCAGTGGATGGGCACCCCAAGGACCCCAAGGAGATCACATTCACGGTGCTGGCTAGCAGAGGCGACCACGGAGCCAATTTCTCATGCCGCACAGAACTGGATCTCAGGCCGCAAGGGCTGGCATTGTTCTCTAATGTCTCCGAGGCCAGGCACCTCCGGACTTTCG ATCTTCCAGCTACCATCCCAAAGCTCGACACCCCTGACCTCCTGGAGGTGGGTACCCAGCAGAAGTTGTTTTGCTCCCTGGAAGGCCTGTTTCCTGCCTCTGAAGCTCGGATTTACCTGGAGCTGGGAGGCCGGATGCCGACCCAGGAGAGCACAAACAGCAGTGACTCTGTGTCAGCCACTGCCTTGGTAGAGGTGACTGAGGAGTTCGACAGAACCCTGCCGCTGCGCTGTGTTTTGGAGCTGGCGGACCAGATCCTGGAGACGCAGAGGACCTTGACAGTCTACA ACTTTTCAGCTCCGGTCCTGACCCTGAGCCAGCTGGAGGTCTCAGAAGGGAGCCAAGTAACTGTGAAGTGTGAAGCCCACAGTGGGTCGAAGGTGGTACTTCTGAGCGGCGCTCCGCCTGGGCCACCCACCCTGCAGGTCCAGTTTACACTGAATGCCAGCCCGGAGGATCACAAACGACGCTTCTTTTGCTCTGCCGCTCTGGAGGTGGCCGGAAAGTTCCTGTCTAAAAACCAGACCCTGGAACTGCACGTGCTGT ATGGTCCTCGGCTGGACGAGACGGACTGCTTGGGGAACTGGACCTGGCAAGAGGGGTCTCAGCAGACTCTGAAATGCCAGGCCTGGGGGAACCCATCTCCTAAGATGACCTGCAGACGGAAGGCAGATGGTGCCCTGCTGCCCATCGGGGTGGTGAAGTCTGTCAAACGGGAGATGAATGGTACCTACGAGTGCCATGCCTTTAGCTCCCATGGGAATATCACCAGGAACGTGTACCTGACAGTACAGT ACCACAATCAAAATAACTGGACTATAATCATTCTGGTGCCCGTACTGGTCACTGTGGGCCTCGTGATGGCAGCCTCTTATGTTTATAACCGCCAGAGAAAAATCAGGATATACAAGTTACAGAAGGCTCAGGAGGAGGCCATAAAACTCAAGGGACAAGCCCCACCTCCCTGA
- the LOC110302115 gene encoding intercellular adhesion molecule 5: MPGPSPGLRRALLGLWAALGLGILGISAVALEPFWADLQPRVALVERGGSLWLNCSTNCPRPERGGLETSLRRNGTQRGLRWLARQLVDIREPETQPVCFFRCARRTLQARGLIRTFQRPDRVELVPLPSWQPVGENFTLSCRVPGAGPRASLTLTLLRGGQELIRRSFVGEPPRARGAMLTATVLARREDHRVNFSCLAELDLRPHGLGLFANSSAPRQLRTFAMPPLSPSLIAPRVLEVDSERPVTCTLDGLFPAPEAGVYLSLGDQRLHPNVTLDGDSLVATATATANAEQEGTKQLMCVVTLGGESRETQENLTVYSFPAPLLTLSEPEAPEGKMVTISCWAGARALVTLEGIPAAVPGQPAELQLNVTKNDDKRGFFCDAALDVDGETLRKNQSSELRVLYAPRLDDLDCPRSWTWPEGPEQTLHCEARGNPEPSVHCARPEGGAVLALGLLGPVTRALAGTYRCTAVNGQGQAVKDVTLTVEYAPALDSVGCPEHITWLEGTEASLSCVAHGVPPPSVSCVRSGKEEVMEGPLRVAREHAGTYRCEAINARGSAAKNVAVTVEYGPSFEELGCPSNWTWVEGSGKLFSCEVDGKPEPRVECVGSEGVSEGIVLPLVSSNSGPRNSMTPGNLSPGIYLCNATNRHGSTVKTVVVSAESPPQMDESSCPSHQTWLEGAEATALACSARGRPSPRVRCSREGAARLERLQVSREDAGTYRCVATNAHGTDSRTVTVGVEYRPVVAELAASPPSVRPGGNFTLTCRAEAWPPAQISWRAPPGALNLGLSSNNSTLSVAGAMGSHGGEYECAATNAHGRHARRITVRVAGPWLWVAVGGAAGGAALLAAGAGLAFYVQSTACKKGEYNVQEAESSGEAVCLNGAGGTPGAEGGAETPGTAESPADGEVFAIQLTSS; the protein is encoded by the exons ATGCCGGGGCCTTCGCCAGGGCTGCGCCGAGCGCTCCTCGGCCTCTGGGCTGCCCTGGGCCTGGGGATCCTAGGCATCTCAG CGGTCGCGCTAGAACCTTTCTGGGCGGACCTTCAGCCCCGCGTGGCGCTCGTGGAGCGCGGGGGCTCGCTGTGGCTCAACTGCAGCACTAACTGTCCGCGGCCGGAGCGCGGTGGCCTGGAGACATCGCTACGCCGAAACGGGACCCAGAGGGGTCTGCGCTGGCTGGCTCGGCAGCTGGTGGACATCCGAGAGCCTGAGACCCAGCCGGTCTGCTTCTTCCGCTGCGCGCGCCGCACACTCCAAGCGCGTGGACTCATTCGAACTTTCC AGCGACCGGATCGGGTAGAGCTGGTGCCGCTCCCTTCTTGGCAGCCAGTGGGCGAGAACTTCACCTTGAGCTGCAGGGTCCCGGGAGCAGGACCCCGAGCGAGCCTCACATTGACCCTGCTGCGGGGCGGCCAGGAGCTGATTCGCCGCAGTTTCGTAGGCGAGCCACCCCGAGCGCGGGGTGCGATGCTCACCGCCACGGTCCTGGCACGCAGGGAGGACCACAGGGTCAATTTCTCATGCCTCGCCGAGCTTGACCTGCGGCCACACGGCTTGGGACTGTTTGCAAATAGCTCGGCCCCCAGACAGCTCCGAACCTTTG CCATGCCTCCACTTTCCCCGAGTCTTATTGCTCCCCGAGTCTTAGAAGTGGACTCAGAAAGGCCGGTGACTTGCACGTTGGACGGACTGTTTCCTGCCCCAGAAGCCGGGGTTTATCTCTCTCTGGGAGATCAGAGGCTCCATCCTAATGTGACCCTCGATGGGGACAGCCTTGTGGCCACTGCCACAGCTACAGCAAACGCAGAACAGGAAGGCACCAAACAGCTGATGTGCGTCGTGACCCTCGGGGGCGAAAGCAGGGAGACCCAGGAAAACCTGACTGTCTACA GCTTCCCAGCTCCTCTTCTGACTTTGAGTGAGCCAGAAGCCCCCGAGGGAAAGATGGTGACCATAAGCTGCTGGGCAGGGGCTCGAGCCCTTGTCACCCTGGAGGGAATTCCAGCTGCGGTCCCCGGGCAGCCCGCTGAGCTCCAGTTAAATGTTACAAAGAACGATGACAAGCGGGGCTTCTTCTGCGACGCCGCCCTCGATGTGGACGGGGAAACACTAAGAAAAAACCAGAGCTCTGAGCTTCGTGTCCTGT ATGCACCTCGCCTGGATGACTTGGATTGTCCCAGAAGCTGGACATGGCCAGAGGGTCCAGAGCAGACCCTCCACTGCGAGGCCCGCGGAAACCCTGAGCCCTCGGTTCACTGTGCAAGGCCTGAGGGCGGGGCGGTGCTAGCGCTGGGCCTATTGGGTCCAGTGACCCGTGCCCTTGCAGGCACTTACCGTTGCACAGCAGTCAATGGGCAAGGCCAGGCGGTCAAAGATGTGACCCTGACCGTGGAAT ATGCCCCAGCGCTGGACAGTGTAGGCTGCCCAGAACATATTACTTGGCTGGAGGGAACGGAGGCATCGCTTAGCTGTGTGGCACACGGGGTCCCACCACCTAGCGTGAGTTGTGTGCGctctggaaaggaggaagtcatgGAAGGGCCTCTGCGCGTGGCCCGGGAGCACGCCGGCACTTACCGATGCGAAGCCATCAACGCCAGAGGATCAGCGGCCAAAAATGTGGCCGTCACGGTGGAAT ATGGTCCCAGTTTTGAGGAGTTGGGCTGCCCCAGCAACTGGACGTGGGTAGAGGGATCTGGAAAGCTGTTTTCCTGTGAAGTTGATGGGAAGCCAGAACCACGTGTGGAGTGCGTAGGCTCGGAGGGTGTAAGCGAAGGGATAGTGTTGCCCTTGGTGTCCTCAAACTCTGGTCCTAGAAACTCTATGACCCCTGGTAACCTGTCACCGGGCATTTACCTCTGCAACGCCACCAACCGGCACGGCTCCACGGTCAAAACTGTCGTCGTGAGCGCGGAGT CGCCGCCACAGATGGATGAATCCAGTTGCCCGAGTCACCAGACCTGGCTGGAAGGAGCTGAGGCTACCGCGCTGGCCTGCAGTGCCAGGGGCCGCCCCTCTCCACGGGTGCGTTGCTCCAGGGAGGGTGCCGCCAGGCTGGAGAGGCTACAGGTGTCCCGAGAGGATGCGGGGACCTACCGCTGTGTGGCCACCAATGCGCATGGCACGGATTCACGGAcggtcactgtgggtgtggaat ACCGGCCTGTGGTGGCTGAGCTGGCAGCCTCGCCCCCAAGCGTGCGGCCGGGCGGTAACTTCACTCTGACCTGCCGTGCAGAGGCTTGGCCTCCAGCCCAGATCAGCTGGCGCGCGCCCCCGGGGGCTCTCAACCTCGGCCTCTCCAGCAACAATAGCACTCTGAGCGTGGCGGGAGCCATGGGCAGCCATGGCGGCGAGTATGAGTGTGCAGCGACCAATGCGCATGGGCGCCACGCACGGCGCATCACGGTGCGCGTGGCCG GTCCATGGCTGTGGGTCGCTGTGGGCGGTGCGGCAGGGGGCGCGGCGCTGCTGGCCGCTGGGGCCGGCCTGGCCTTCTACGTGCAATCCACCGCTTGCAAGAAGGGCGAGTACAACGTCCAGGAGGCTGAGAGCTCAGGCGAGGCCGTGTGTCTCAATGGCGCGGGCGGGACACCGGGTGCAGAAGGCGGAGCAGAGACCCCAGGCACTGCCGAGTCACCTGCAGATGGCGAGGTTTTCGCTATCCAGCTGACATCTTCCTGA